One genomic segment of Calonectris borealis chromosome 18, bCalBor7.hap1.2, whole genome shotgun sequence includes these proteins:
- the RILPL2 gene encoding RILP-like protein 2 isoform X1 produces MQRGREEEELEEEEEADGGPERALEKSPFQLTAGDVYDISSVVGRDLLQLSAGPQVPAALARLQFRIVRVLEMLEALVSESSLAEEQLRMERDSLRREVEALRGEGSRGSTQQLSLGPDKMVIDLTDPNRPRFTLQELRDVLQERNQLKAQLLVVQEELQCYKSGIMSQRRDQTEELEKEASSSSPGTSKDSEEKTIIKRLFSFKHGK; encoded by the exons atgcagcggggccgggaggaggaagagctggaggaggaggaggaggcggatgGCGGCCCGGAGAGGGCTCTGGAGAAGAGCCCCTTCCAGCTGACGGCCGGGGATGTCTATGACATCTCCTCCGTGGTGGGCCGGGACCTGCTGCAGCTCAGCGCCGGGCCGCAGGTGCCCGCCGCCCTGGCCCGGCTGCAGTTCAGGATCGTCAGGGTGCTGGAGATGCTGGAAGCGCTGGTGAGCGAGAGCAGCCTCGCCGAGGAGCAGCTGCGGATGGAGCGGGACAGCCTGCGGCGGGAGGTGGAGGCGCTGCGGGGAGAGGGGTCCCGAGGGAGCACCCAgcag CTCAGCCTTGGACCAGATAAAATGGTAATAGACCTCACAGATCCAAATCGTCCCCGGTTCACATTACAGGAGCTGCGAGATGTATTGCAAGAGCGTAACCAGCTGAAAGCTCAACTTCTTGTGGTGCAAGAGGAGCTACAGTGCTATAAGAG TGGGATCATGTCACAGAGAAGGGACCAAactgaagaactggaaaaagagGCCAGTagcagcagccctggcaccaGCAAGGACAGCGAAGAGAAGACGATCATCAAACGGCT gttctctTTTAAACATGGAAAATGA
- the RILPL2 gene encoding RILP-like protein 2 isoform X2: protein MQRGREEEELEEEEEADGGPERALEKSPFQLTAGDVYDISSVVGRDLLQLSAGPQVPAALARLQFRIVRVLEMLEALVSESSLAEEQLRMERDSLRREVEALRGEGSRGSTQQLSLGPDKMVIDLTDPNRPRFTLQELRDVLQERNQLKAQLLVVQEELQCYKRKERGTATCLAGKLGISHLFPAAWCEPSWLR from the exons atgcagcggggccgggaggaggaagagctggaggaggaggaggaggcggatgGCGGCCCGGAGAGGGCTCTGGAGAAGAGCCCCTTCCAGCTGACGGCCGGGGATGTCTATGACATCTCCTCCGTGGTGGGCCGGGACCTGCTGCAGCTCAGCGCCGGGCCGCAGGTGCCCGCCGCCCTGGCCCGGCTGCAGTTCAGGATCGTCAGGGTGCTGGAGATGCTGGAAGCGCTGGTGAGCGAGAGCAGCCTCGCCGAGGAGCAGCTGCGGATGGAGCGGGACAGCCTGCGGCGGGAGGTGGAGGCGCTGCGGGGAGAGGGGTCCCGAGGGAGCACCCAgcag CTCAGCCTTGGACCAGATAAAATGGTAATAGACCTCACAGATCCAAATCGTCCCCGGTTCACATTACAGGAGCTGCGAGATGTATTGCAAGAGCGTAACCAGCTGAAAGCTCAACTTCTTGTGGTGCAAGAGGAGCTACAGTGCTATAAGAG gaaggaaagaggaacagCCACCTGCCTTGCAGGGAAGCTGGGAATCTCCCATCTGTTCCCAGCTGCGTGGTGTGAGCCTTCGTGGCTGCGCTGA
- the SNRNP35 gene encoding U11/U12 small nuclear ribonucleoprotein 35 kDa protein isoform X1 → MSLVWLDSAQSRGSNLQYSDLTMNDWAPIAKEYDPLKAGSIDGTDEEPHDRAIWRAMLARYVPNKGVTGDPHLTLFVARLNLQTTEEKLKEVFSRYGDIRKIRLVRDLVTGFSKGYAFIEYKEERALLKAHRDANRLVIDQHEIFVDFELERTLKGWIPRRLGGGFGGKKESGQLRFGGRDRPFRKPINLPNMKNDFYGEGSAEKRNWSREGTRDWRTRDRDHERSRDKRWPERERSWAWGESERDAKEERSRGRERKDRDRKDRDRDRSRERDTKKQRDDDKHR, encoded by the exons ATGTCTCTTGTATGGCTGGACAGTGCCCAATCTAGGGGTTCAAACCTGCAATACTCTGATCTG ACAATGAATGACTGGGCCCCCATAGCAAAGGAGTATGACCCCCTCAAAGCCGGGAGCATTGATGGCACAGATGAGGAGCCCCACGACCGTGCCATATGGAGGGCTATGTTAGCACGCTATGTACCCAACAAGGGAGTTACAGGAGATCCTCACCTCACCCTGTTTGTAGCAAGGCTCAATCTTCAGACAACAGAAGAGAAGTTAAAGGAGGTCTTTTCCCGGTATGGAGACATCAGGAAGATCCGTCTGGTTCGAGACCTGGTCACGGGATTTTCGAAGGGTTACGCATTTATTGAGTACAAAGAGGAGCGTGCTCTCTTGAAGGCCCACAGAGATGCCAACAGGCTGGTTATTGATCAACATGAGATCTTTGTAGATTTTGAACTGGAAAGAACTCTCAAAGGATGGATTCCTCGGAGGCTTGGAGGTGGTTTTGGAGGCAAAAAAGAATCCGGGCAGCTACGGTTTGGAGGACGGGACAGACCTTTCCGAAAGCCCATCAATTTGCCAAACATGAAAAATGATTTCTATGGAGAAGGatcagcagagaaaagaaactgGTCTCGTGAAGGAACAAGGGACTGGAGAACAAGGGACCGAGACCATGAAAGGAGCAGAGACAAGCGATGGCCAGAAAGGGAGCGGTCGTGGGCTTGGGGTGAAAGTGAGAGGGACGCCaaagaggagaggagcagagggagggagaggaaggacagaGACAGGAAGGACAGGGATAGAGACCGGAGCAGAGAAAGAGATACCAAGAAACAAAGAGACGATGATAAGCATCGGTAG
- the SNRNP35 gene encoding U11/U12 small nuclear ribonucleoprotein 35 kDa protein isoform X2, producing MMREAEQSLYRHTKTLWQRETMNDWAPIAKEYDPLKAGSIDGTDEEPHDRAIWRAMLARYVPNKGVTGDPHLTLFVARLNLQTTEEKLKEVFSRYGDIRKIRLVRDLVTGFSKGYAFIEYKEERALLKAHRDANRLVIDQHEIFVDFELERTLKGWIPRRLGGGFGGKKESGQLRFGGRDRPFRKPINLPNMKNDFYGEGSAEKRNWSREGTRDWRTRDRDHERSRDKRWPERERSWAWGESERDAKEERSRGRERKDRDRKDRDRDRSRERDTKKQRDDDKHR from the exons ATGATGAGAGAGGCTGAGCAGTCTCTCTACCGTCACACCAAAACTCTGTGGCAGAGAGAG ACAATGAATGACTGGGCCCCCATAGCAAAGGAGTATGACCCCCTCAAAGCCGGGAGCATTGATGGCACAGATGAGGAGCCCCACGACCGTGCCATATGGAGGGCTATGTTAGCACGCTATGTACCCAACAAGGGAGTTACAGGAGATCCTCACCTCACCCTGTTTGTAGCAAGGCTCAATCTTCAGACAACAGAAGAGAAGTTAAAGGAGGTCTTTTCCCGGTATGGAGACATCAGGAAGATCCGTCTGGTTCGAGACCTGGTCACGGGATTTTCGAAGGGTTACGCATTTATTGAGTACAAAGAGGAGCGTGCTCTCTTGAAGGCCCACAGAGATGCCAACAGGCTGGTTATTGATCAACATGAGATCTTTGTAGATTTTGAACTGGAAAGAACTCTCAAAGGATGGATTCCTCGGAGGCTTGGAGGTGGTTTTGGAGGCAAAAAAGAATCCGGGCAGCTACGGTTTGGAGGACGGGACAGACCTTTCCGAAAGCCCATCAATTTGCCAAACATGAAAAATGATTTCTATGGAGAAGGatcagcagagaaaagaaactgGTCTCGTGAAGGAACAAGGGACTGGAGAACAAGGGACCGAGACCATGAAAGGAGCAGAGACAAGCGATGGCCAGAAAGGGAGCGGTCGTGGGCTTGGGGTGAAAGTGAGAGGGACGCCaaagaggagaggagcagagggagggagaggaaggacagaGACAGGAAGGACAGGGATAGAGACCGGAGCAGAGAAAGAGATACCAAGAAACAAAGAGACGATGATAAGCATCGGTAG
- the SNRNP35 gene encoding U11/U12 small nuclear ribonucleoprotein 35 kDa protein isoform X3, with product MNDWAPIAKEYDPLKAGSIDGTDEEPHDRAIWRAMLARYVPNKGVTGDPHLTLFVARLNLQTTEEKLKEVFSRYGDIRKIRLVRDLVTGFSKGYAFIEYKEERALLKAHRDANRLVIDQHEIFVDFELERTLKGWIPRRLGGGFGGKKESGQLRFGGRDRPFRKPINLPNMKNDFYGEGSAEKRNWSREGTRDWRTRDRDHERSRDKRWPERERSWAWGESERDAKEERSRGRERKDRDRKDRDRDRSRERDTKKQRDDDKHR from the coding sequence ATGAATGACTGGGCCCCCATAGCAAAGGAGTATGACCCCCTCAAAGCCGGGAGCATTGATGGCACAGATGAGGAGCCCCACGACCGTGCCATATGGAGGGCTATGTTAGCACGCTATGTACCCAACAAGGGAGTTACAGGAGATCCTCACCTCACCCTGTTTGTAGCAAGGCTCAATCTTCAGACAACAGAAGAGAAGTTAAAGGAGGTCTTTTCCCGGTATGGAGACATCAGGAAGATCCGTCTGGTTCGAGACCTGGTCACGGGATTTTCGAAGGGTTACGCATTTATTGAGTACAAAGAGGAGCGTGCTCTCTTGAAGGCCCACAGAGATGCCAACAGGCTGGTTATTGATCAACATGAGATCTTTGTAGATTTTGAACTGGAAAGAACTCTCAAAGGATGGATTCCTCGGAGGCTTGGAGGTGGTTTTGGAGGCAAAAAAGAATCCGGGCAGCTACGGTTTGGAGGACGGGACAGACCTTTCCGAAAGCCCATCAATTTGCCAAACATGAAAAATGATTTCTATGGAGAAGGatcagcagagaaaagaaactgGTCTCGTGAAGGAACAAGGGACTGGAGAACAAGGGACCGAGACCATGAAAGGAGCAGAGACAAGCGATGGCCAGAAAGGGAGCGGTCGTGGGCTTGGGGTGAAAGTGAGAGGGACGCCaaagaggagaggagcagagggagggagaggaaggacagaGACAGGAAGGACAGGGATAGAGACCGGAGCAGAGAAAGAGATACCAAGAAACAAAGAGACGATGATAAGCATCGGTAG
- the RILPL1 gene encoding RILP-like protein 1 isoform X5, protein MSERERQVMKKLKEVVDKQRDEIRAKDRELGLKNEDVEALQQQQNRLMKINHDLRHRITVVEAQGKALIEQKVELEAYLQTKEQEMGNLRAELGKLREKLQGEDSQNGEEVKAEPNNDDCLSESEKMAMDLKDPNRPRFTLQELRDVLHERNELKSKVFLLQEELLYYKSEETEEETRSPQPTPIIQSKPATQPESGIKRLFSFFSRDKKRMQASQKNVHFQDTFGEWSNSNKDDSYTEQGQEALQHL, encoded by the exons ATGTCAGAGAGAGAGCGGCAAGTCATGAAGAAGCTGAAGGAAGTGGTAGATAAACAGAGGGATGAAATCAGAGCAAAGGACCGGGAACTCGGACTTAAAAATGAGGATGTAGAGGCT CTTCAGCAGCAACAGAACAGGTTAATGAAAATTAACCATGACCTGCGGCACCGGATCACCGTTGTTGAGGCTCAGGGGAAGGCGCTGATTGAGCAGAAGGTGGAGTTAGAAGCATATCTGCAAACCAAGGAGCAGGAGATGGGCAACCTgcgagcagagctggggaaacTAAGAGAAAAACTGCAGGGGGAGGACAGCCAAAATGGGGAGGAAGTAAAG GCAGAACCAAACAATGACGACTGCCTCTCAGAGTCAGAAAAGATGGCAATGGACTTAAAAGATCCGAATCGTCCAAGATTCACCTTGCAGGAGCTTCGGGATGTCCTTCATGAGAGGAATGAATTGAAATCTAAAGTGTTTTTACTTCAAGAGGAGCTTTTATATTACAAAAG tgaggaaacagaagaagaaactagATCCCCTCAACCTACACCCATAATTCAGTCAAAACCCGCAACTCAGCCTGAATCTGGAATCAAACGACT GTTTAGTTTCTTCTCTCGTGATAAGAAACGTATGCAGGCATCACAGAAAAACGTCCACTTCCAGGATACTTTTGGAGAATGGTCAAATTCAAATAAAGATGACTCCTACACCGAACAAGGACAAGAAGCCCTGCAGCACCTGTGA